From Debaryomyces hansenii CBS767 chromosome C complete sequence, a single genomic window includes:
- a CDS encoding DEHA2C07766p (similar to uniprot|P53256 Saccharomyces cerevisiae YGR095c RRP46 Ribosomal RNA Processing), translating into MTFEVNTSVLSRVDGSAELSVGTTKVITSVTGPIEPKIRQELPNLASLEIIVRPSLGVSTTREKALEDKLRSILQSIIIRYKYPRQLIQIVVQFLITENNINDNGSNQHNKDFTSTELNAAINCCYFALIDANIALYNSFSSTSICIPLDTKKENYIFNPNMNDLIVSESHHVICFSIKDSKAANLLLLESHGKFSEDQLLLAIRKAGDECESIHNTYQRKCIANKVENDFIWKS; encoded by the coding sequence ATGACTTTTGAAGTGAATACTTCGGTTCTTAGTCGAGTAGATGGGTCAGCCGAGTTGTCTGTAGGAACAACCAAAGTAATAACATCCGTAACAGGACCTATAGAACCAAAAATAAGACAAGAGTTACCTAATTTGGCTAGTTTAGAAATCATAGTTAGGCCATCGTTAGGCGTCTCAACTACAAGAGAAAAGGCATTGGAAGACAAGTTGAGATCAATCTTACaatcaataattataaGGTATAAATATCCAAGacaattaattcaaatagtggtgcaatttttgataacagaaaataatattaacgATAACGGTTCCAATCAACATAATAAAGATTTCACTCTGACTGAGCTTAATGCAGCTATAAATTGTTGTTATTTTGCCTTGATAGATGCTAATATAGCGttatataattcattttcgtcGACATCAATATGCATACCATTGGATacaaagaaagagaattatattttcaatccTAATATGAACGACTTGATTGTGTCCGAGTCACACCATGTCATATGTTTTTCGATTAAAGACAGTAAGGCAGCGAACTTGTTGTTATTAGAATCGCATGGTAAGTTTTCAGAAGATCAACTACTTCTCGCTATTAGAAAAGCAGGTGATGAATGTGAGTCGATTCATAATACGTACCAAAGAAAATGTATTGCAAATAAGGTGGagaatgattttatttggAAGTCATAA
- a CDS encoding DEHA2C07788p (similar to uniprot|P22204 Saccharomyces cerevisiae YGR092w DBF2 ser/thrprotein kinase related to DBF20P) — MAFFRSSKQDLQDISDISHSMENVSMSDMDIDSKSQYTNLNKENITPGNSPTKSILHNSPQQQLARSRFPQGVNSNMDYNDFKLPKLNHTTHTHEIKTQNAKTKRLASVAQLYFLDYYCEMFDYVINRRDRTKLVEQKLMNDPNFSGNAQRQQLEWKNYVGRERALLRKRRLKPKHKDFQMITQVGQGGYGQVFLARKKDTREICALKILNKKLLLKLDETKHVLTERDILTNTRSEWLVKLLYAFQDPEKVFLAMEFVPGGDFRTLLNNTGYLIPPHARFYISEMFMAVNSLHELGFTHRDLKPENFLIDSKGHIKLTDFGLAAGNVSNERIESMRLKLQNLQDLDDYKVPSKLMIERQKIFKRSQGHHNLANSIVGSPDYMALEVLEGKNYDYTIDYWSLGCMLFESLCGYPPFSGSKQDETYYNLKNWKTALRRPQTKDGRYVFSDRTWQLIVKLIASPSSRLKNFKQIQVMSYFNDISDWNKLREKTPPFTPQLDNEEDAGYFDDFEDEESMQKYKDVFARQEHNEQLLDNANNKKANNNFIGFTFKHKLNPNNKFHQGEINLLGNNHNRLDPLATLY, encoded by the coding sequence ATGGCATTTTTCAGATCATCCAAGCAAGATTTACAAGATATTTCGGACATTTCCCACTCGATGGAGAATGTGTCGATGAGTGACATGGATATTGACTCAAAATCACAATATACAAACttaaacaaagaaaatattacaCCTGGTAACTCACCAACGAAGTCGATTCTACATAACTCGCCTCAACAACAGCTAGCACGGTCTAGGTTTCCACAGGGAGTAAATTCCAATATGgattataatgattttaagCTCCCAAAGTTGAATCATACCACGCATACTCATGAGATAAAAACCCAAAATGCAAAGACCAAGAGGTTGGCATCTGTTGCACAACTTTACTTTTTAGATTACTATTGTGAAATGTTTGATTATGTTATTAACAGGCGGGATAGGACCAAGCTTGTGGAACAGAAATTGATGAACGATCCTAATTTTAGCGGAAATGCGCAGAGGCAGCAGTTAGAATGGAAGAACTACGTTGGGAGAGAAAGGGCTTTGTTAAGAAAGAGGAGATTAAAGCCTAAACATAAGGATTTTCAGATGATCACCCAGGTTGGTCAGGGTGGTTACGGACAGGTGTTTCTTGCCAGAAAGAAGGATACAAGAGAGATTTGTGCTTTAAAGATATTAAACAAAAAgctattattaaaattggaTGAAACTAAGCATGTTTTAACGGAGAGAGATATTTTGACCAATACAAGAAGTGAATGGTTGGTTAAGCTTTTATATGCGTTCCAAGACCCCGAAAAGGTCTTTTTGGCAATGGAATTTGTCCCAGGTGGTGATTTCAGAACTTTGTTAAACAACACGGGATATTTAATCCCTCCGCACGCAAGATTTTATATCAGTGAAATGTTTATGGCAGTGAACTCGTTGCATGAATTAGGTTTTACCCATAGGGACTTGAAGCcagaaaattttttaattgattcTAAGGGCCATATAAAGTTAACTGATTTTGGATTAGCTGCGGGCAACGTCTCTAATGAAAGAATCGAAAGTATGAGATTAAAGTTGCAGAACTTACAGGATTTAGATGATTACAAAGTACCATCCAAGCTAATGATCGAAAGACAAAAGATTTTTAAAAGGTCCCAAGGACACCATAACTTGGCTAATTCTATTGTAGGTTCCCCTGATTACATGGCATTGGAAGTTCTCGAAGGTAAGAACTATGATTATACTATCGATTACTGGTCCTTAGGTTGTATGTTATTCGAAAGTTTATGTGGTTATCCACCATTTTCAGGTTCTAAACAAGATGAAACATATTacaatttgaagaattggaaaacCGCTTTAAGAAGGCCTCAAACCAAGGATGGCCGTTATGTGTTTAGTGACAGAACCTGGCAGTTAATTGTCAAGTTAATTGCGTCACCCTCTTCTagattaaaaaattttaagCAAATTCAAGTTATGTCTTATTTCAACGATATAAGTGATTGGAATAAATTAAGGGAAAAAACACCTCCATTCACCCCACAgttagataatgaagaagatgctGGTTATTTTGATGActttgaagatgaagaaagtaTGCAAAAGTACAAAGATGTTTTTGCAAGACAGGAACATAATGAACAATTATTAGAcaatgcaaataataaaaaggcgaataataattttattggtTTCACATTTAAGCATAAGTTGAATCCGAACAACAAATTCCACCAAGGcgaaattaatttattggGTAATAATCATAATCGATTAGATCCTCTAGCTACCTTGTATTga